Proteins encoded within one genomic window of Bradyrhizobium sp. 186:
- a CDS encoding type II secretion system F family protein, which yields MNIQVLALAFLATAAVGGIGWVFLYPLLSGERKAESRRASIARADAPVAKQTEKSQRSRREQVETSLKDLEARRQQEKSVPLNIRLTQAGLDWTTQKFWIASAVVAGVLFAIALFVGGGVLGAAGLAFAGGFGLPRWALGFLKKRREAKFLKALPDAVDVIVRGIKAGLPLFESIKVVAADAPEPLRSEFLAIIETQAIGMPLGEACTRLYDRMPLPEANFFGIVISIQQKSGGNLAEALGNLSKVLRDRKKMKEKIQAMSMEAKASAGIIGSLPPIVMFLVYITTPHYISLLWTHPTGQLMLVGCVVWMSIGIMVMKKMINFDF from the coding sequence ATGAACATACAGGTCCTCGCCCTCGCCTTCCTCGCGACCGCCGCCGTCGGCGGCATCGGCTGGGTCTTCCTTTATCCGCTGCTGTCAGGCGAGCGAAAGGCGGAAAGCCGCCGCGCCTCGATCGCGCGTGCCGACGCGCCCGTGGCCAAGCAGACCGAGAAGAGCCAGCGATCGCGCCGTGAGCAGGTGGAGACTTCGCTCAAGGATCTCGAGGCGCGGCGCCAGCAGGAGAAGAGCGTTCCGCTCAATATCCGCCTGACGCAGGCAGGGCTCGACTGGACAACGCAGAAGTTCTGGATCGCGTCCGCCGTCGTGGCGGGCGTGCTGTTCGCGATCGCTCTGTTCGTCGGGGGTGGGGTGCTCGGCGCCGCCGGCCTCGCCTTTGCCGGCGGCTTCGGCCTGCCACGTTGGGCGCTCGGCTTCCTGAAGAAACGCCGCGAAGCCAAGTTCCTGAAGGCGCTGCCAGATGCGGTCGACGTGATCGTCCGGGGCATCAAGGCAGGCCTGCCGCTGTTCGAATCGATCAAGGTCGTCGCCGCCGACGCGCCGGAGCCGCTACGCAGCGAGTTCCTGGCCATCATCGAGACACAGGCGATCGGCATGCCGCTCGGCGAGGCCTGCACGCGTCTCTATGATCGCATGCCACTGCCGGAAGCCAATTTCTTCGGCATCGTCATCTCGATTCAGCAGAAGTCCGGCGGCAACCTCGCCGAAGCGCTGGGCAACCTCTCCAAGGTGCTGCGCGACCGCAAGAAGATGAAGGAAAAGATCCAGGCGATGTCGATGGAGGCCAAGGCCTCGGCCGGCATCATCGGCTCGCTGCCGCCGATCGTGATGTTCCTCGTCTATATCACGACGCCGCACTACATCTCGCTGCTGTGGACCCATCCCACCGGCCAGCTCATGCTGGTCGGATGCGTCGTCTGGATGTCGATCGGCATCATGGTGATGAAGAAGATGATCAACTTCGATTTCTGA
- a CDS encoding type II secretion system F family protein — translation MVEFLVSKLHDVRFMTMLLAAIAASATVYTLVMPLFAGEGLSKRMKAVASERERIRQRERERLNRNEKVTLRQTPKQLVSRVVEDFNLTKWLAQEAARDKLIMAGYRGQAPYITFLFARMVAPLVLFVGSVVYVFLIAHMEKSMPIKIGICVGASYLGLQAPMLFLKNAISKRQLSIKRAFPDALDLLLICIESGMSVEMAFRKVATEIVGQSIALSEEFTLTTAELSYLQDRKVAYENLARRTGLEGVKSVCLALQQAERYGTPLGHSLRVMAQENRDMRMNEAEKKAAALPPKLTVPMILFFLPVLFVVILGPTGIKISELQ, via the coding sequence ATGGTCGAATTCCTCGTCTCGAAACTGCATGACGTCCGCTTCATGACCATGCTGCTGGCGGCCATCGCCGCCAGCGCCACCGTCTATACGCTGGTGATGCCGCTGTTCGCCGGCGAAGGCCTCTCCAAGCGCATGAAGGCGGTGGCGAGCGAGCGCGAACGTATCCGCCAGCGCGAGCGCGAACGCCTCAACAGGAACGAGAAGGTCACGCTGCGCCAGACGCCGAAGCAACTCGTCTCGAGGGTCGTGGAGGACTTCAACCTCACCAAATGGCTCGCGCAGGAAGCTGCGCGCGACAAGCTCATCATGGCGGGCTATCGCGGCCAGGCGCCCTACATCACCTTCCTGTTCGCCCGCATGGTGGCCCCGCTCGTGTTGTTCGTCGGCTCGGTCGTGTACGTGTTCCTGATCGCGCATATGGAGAAATCAATGCCGATCAAGATCGGCATCTGTGTCGGCGCCTCCTATCTCGGCCTCCAAGCGCCGATGCTGTTCCTCAAGAACGCGATCTCCAAGCGTCAGCTCTCGATCAAGCGCGCCTTTCCCGACGCGCTCGACCTGCTCCTGATCTGCATCGAGTCCGGCATGTCGGTCGAAATGGCGTTCAGGAAGGTGGCCACCGAAATCGTCGGCCAGTCGATCGCGCTGTCGGAAGAGTTCACCCTGACCACGGCCGAGCTGTCTTATTTGCAGGACCGCAAGGTTGCCTATGAGAACCTGGCGCGACGCACCGGACTCGAAGGCGTCAAATCGGTGTGTCTCGCGCTTCAGCAGGCGGAGCGCTACGGCACCCCGCTCGGCCATTCCTTGCGCGTCATGGCGCAGGAAAACCGCGACATGCGCATGAACGAGGCCGAGAAGAAGGCGGCCGCGCTGCCGCCGAAGCTGACGGTGCCGATGATCCTGTTCTTCCTGCCGGTGCTGTTCGTCGTCATTCTCGGACCGACCGGTATCAAGATCTCCGAGTTGCAATGA
- a CDS encoding ABC transporter ATP-binding protein, producing the protein MDAINQPLLSVRDLSVAFHQGGETTLAVDKVSFQIKRGECVALVGESGSGKSVSALSILKLLPYPNASHPSGSIRFKGQELLDQSERQMREIRGSDISIIFQEPMTSLNPLHTIEAQIGEIIQLHNPTSNAEARRRTLELLTQVGIPEPETRLKSYPHQLSGGQRQRMMIAMALANEPDLLIADEPTTALDVTVQAQILALLAEIRARLGMSLLFITHDLGIVRRIADTVCVMKGGEIVEQGPVEQVFTSPKHPYTRDLLAAEPKPDPAPPQPNAPVVMSANDLKVWFPIKRGLMRKTIGHIKAVDGVSVAVRKGETLGIVGESGSGKTTLGLALLRLISSNGRIVFLGKDVQGLRFKEMRPFRRDMQIVFQDPFGSLSPRMSVADIVGEGLSVHQPKLSREEREARVVKALEDVGLKSDTRYRYPHEFSGGQRQRISIARAVVLEPDFVVLDEPTSALDMLIQAQMVDLLRELQRRRDLTYMFISHDLRVVASLASHLIVMRGGKVVEEGQAAELFKNPKTDYTRALFAAAFRLETAGNGSAAT; encoded by the coding sequence ATGGACGCGATCAACCAGCCCCTGCTCAGCGTGCGCGACCTTTCGGTGGCCTTCCACCAGGGCGGCGAGACCACGCTTGCGGTCGACAAGGTCTCGTTCCAGATCAAGCGCGGCGAGTGCGTGGCACTGGTCGGTGAATCCGGATCCGGAAAATCGGTCAGCGCGCTCTCGATCCTGAAGCTGCTGCCCTATCCGAACGCCTCGCATCCTTCGGGCAGCATCCGCTTCAAGGGACAGGAGCTGCTGGACCAGTCGGAGCGGCAGATGCGCGAGATTCGCGGCAGCGATATCTCGATCATCTTCCAGGAGCCGATGACCTCGCTCAATCCGTTGCACACGATCGAGGCGCAGATCGGCGAGATCATCCAGCTGCACAATCCGACGAGCAATGCAGAGGCGCGCAGGCGGACGCTGGAATTGCTGACGCAGGTCGGAATCCCCGAGCCCGAAACGCGGCTCAAGAGCTATCCTCACCAGCTCTCCGGCGGCCAGCGCCAGCGCATGATGATCGCGATGGCGCTCGCCAACGAGCCTGATCTGCTGATCGCGGACGAGCCGACGACCGCGCTCGACGTCACCGTGCAAGCGCAGATTCTGGCGCTGCTCGCTGAGATCCGCGCGCGGCTCGGCATGAGTCTTCTTTTCATTACCCACGACCTCGGCATCGTACGCCGCATCGCAGACACCGTCTGTGTCATGAAAGGCGGCGAGATCGTCGAGCAGGGGCCGGTCGAGCAGGTCTTCACGAGCCCGAAGCATCCCTATACGCGCGATCTGCTGGCCGCAGAGCCGAAGCCTGATCCGGCGCCGCCGCAGCCAAATGCACCGGTGGTGATGTCGGCCAATGATCTCAAAGTCTGGTTTCCGATCAAGCGCGGGCTGATGCGCAAGACGATTGGTCACATCAAGGCGGTCGACGGCGTCAGCGTCGCTGTGCGCAAGGGTGAGACGCTCGGTATCGTCGGCGAGTCCGGGTCCGGCAAGACCACGCTGGGGCTGGCGCTGCTGCGGCTGATTTCCTCGAACGGGCGTATCGTGTTCCTGGGTAAGGACGTCCAGGGCCTGCGCTTCAAGGAGATGCGCCCCTTCCGGCGCGATATGCAGATCGTGTTCCAGGATCCGTTCGGCTCGCTCAGTCCGCGCATGTCGGTCGCCGACATCGTCGGCGAAGGCCTCTCCGTGCATCAGCCAAAGCTATCGCGCGAAGAGCGCGAGGCGCGCGTCGTCAAGGCGCTCGAGGATGTCGGGCTGAAGTCGGACACCCGCTACCGCTATCCGCACGAGTTCTCCGGCGGCCAGCGCCAGCGCATCAGTATTGCGCGCGCGGTGGTGCTGGAGCCGGATTTTGTCGTGCTGGACGAGCCAACCAGCGCGCTCGACATGCTGATCCAGGCACAGATGGTCGACCTGTTGCGCGAGCTTCAGCGCAGGCGCGACCTGACCTACATGTTCATCTCGCATGATCTGCGCGTCGTCGCCTCGCTTGCAAGCCATCTGATCGTGATGCGCGGCGGCAAGGTGGTCGAGGAAGGGCAGGCGGCCGAGCTCTTCAAGAATCCGAAGACGGATTACACGCGCGCGCTGTTCGCGGCGGCGTTCCGGCTTGAAACGGCGGGGAACGGGTCGGCGGCGACGTAG
- a CDS encoding C40 family peptidase, giving the protein MHDPRLTPARGDLAAKYLEGKVQADRFVTGEEYEVVEPITAVREQPSSNATLMTQALRGERVTIYDHNGEGWAWGQLASDGYVGWLPDAALMKPMAAPTHKVIALQTFAFPGPSIKLPPTDTLVLGSQLAVAREDASFAVTADGKYLPKVHLAPPDHRESDFVAVAERFVGTPYLWGGKSSFGIDCSGLVQVSLIAAGIGCPRDSDMQQAGLGRALEPHETGKLQRGDLIFWKGHVAIVRDGGTMVHANAYHMATMIEPTEPAIARIKQAGSEIAAIKRL; this is encoded by the coding sequence ATGCATGATCCGCGGCTGACGCCGGCGCGGGGCGACCTCGCCGCGAAATATCTCGAGGGCAAGGTACAAGCGGATCGCTTCGTCACCGGCGAGGAATACGAGGTGGTCGAGCCGATCACGGCAGTGCGGGAGCAGCCGTCCTCGAACGCGACGCTGATGACGCAGGCGCTACGCGGCGAGCGCGTGACGATCTACGACCACAACGGCGAAGGCTGGGCCTGGGGCCAGCTTGCCAGCGACGGCTATGTCGGCTGGCTTCCTGATGCAGCGCTAATGAAGCCGATGGCCGCGCCGACGCACAAGGTGATCGCGCTCCAGACGTTTGCGTTTCCCGGCCCCTCGATCAAGCTGCCGCCGACCGACACGCTGGTGCTGGGGTCCCAGCTCGCGGTGGCGCGCGAGGACGCTAGTTTTGCCGTGACTGCCGACGGAAAGTATCTGCCCAAGGTGCATCTTGCACCGCCCGATCATCGCGAGTCGGATTTTGTCGCGGTCGCCGAGCGCTTCGTCGGAACGCCCTATCTCTGGGGCGGCAAGAGCAGTTTTGGCATCGATTGCTCCGGCCTGGTGCAGGTCTCGCTGATCGCCGCAGGCATCGGCTGCCCGCGCGACAGCGACATGCAGCAGGCGGGCCTTGGCCGCGCGTTGGAGCCGCACGAGACGGGCAAGCTGCAACGGGGCGATCTGATCTTCTGGAAGGGGCACGTCGCCATCGTGCGCGACGGCGGCACTATGGTTCACGCCAATGCGTATCACATGGCAACCATGATCGAGCCGACCGAGCCGGCAATCGCGCGTATCAAGCAGGCCGGCAGCGAGATCGCTGCGATCAAGCGGCTCTGA
- a CDS encoding tetratricopeptide repeat protein: MRQRFSLARLLASTSLVAAVAMGLGGCAAMSKLSDVTGSVGPRAEAAPTDPTRAVEAYGERYRANPKDADAALAYGQALRANGQRAQAAAVLEQATIANPGNKALLAQYGRALADNGNFQQAFDVLAKAHSPDNPDWRLLSVQGTALDQMGRHEEARSYYASALKIMPGDPGVLSNVGLSYMLSKELPKAEEALRQAYASPRASTRVRQNLGLVIGLQGRFAEAETIVKADLPPDQAAANVAYLKDMLSRSDAPRGAPKRTPVASLSQPD, translated from the coding sequence ATGCGCCAACGGTTCAGTCTTGCCCGGCTTCTTGCGTCCACCTCGCTGGTCGCGGCGGTGGCTATGGGTCTTGGCGGCTGCGCGGCGATGTCGAAACTCTCCGATGTCACCGGCTCGGTCGGGCCGCGGGCGGAAGCCGCCCCCACCGATCCCACGCGCGCCGTCGAAGCCTATGGCGAGCGCTATCGCGCCAATCCCAAGGACGCCGACGCGGCACTGGCCTATGGCCAGGCGCTGCGCGCCAACGGTCAGCGCGCCCAGGCCGCCGCCGTGCTCGAGCAGGCGACCATCGCCAATCCCGGCAACAAGGCGCTGCTCGCCCAATATGGCCGAGCGCTCGCCGACAATGGTAATTTCCAGCAGGCCTTCGACGTGCTTGCGAAAGCGCATTCGCCCGACAATCCGGACTGGCGCCTGCTCTCGGTGCAGGGCACAGCGCTCGACCAGATGGGCCGCCACGAGGAGGCGCGCTCCTACTATGCGAGCGCGTTGAAGATCATGCCGGGCGATCCCGGCGTGCTCTCCAATGTCGGCCTGTCCTACATGCTGTCGAAGGAACTGCCCAAGGCCGAAGAGGCATTGCGGCAGGCCTACGCCTCGCCGCGTGCGAGCACCCGGGTACGGCAGAATCTCGGCCTTGTCATCGGCCTCCAGGGGCGCTTTGCGGAAGCCGAGACCATTGTGAAGGCAGACCTGCCGCCGGACCAGGCCGCGGCCAATGTCGCGTATCTGAAGGACATGCTGAGCCGCAGCGACGCCCCGCGCGGCGCACCGAAGCGGACGCCGGTGGCCTCGCTCAGCCAGCCCGACTGA
- a CDS encoding metallophosphoesterase yields the protein MDRSFVIAHISDLHLDGSGRLLATIEALRAALGERMADFADIPDRVLLITGDLVHDPTPRALDEALAVIASFRQTGLFTDIQAIAGNHDVKPPSQRAGRHDAYDYLHLPRTSKSVYYRQAGLELVLLDSNRASLTTLASGNIDQSAYSAMVADSARLSVELAGSIGSAGRADYAEPVENLVRVLALHHHPLPQATGEGKRFLGAPDEPLMYLAAPATFLEAATSLNVNLVLHGHRHVEGLTRYSIPDPRATVSEGGEDYWRTIYVLSCPSSTGQAGDDAGFNIIHFGSTSEASRPEYRFAIARYSRPRNGGAFGPLDSNLPDGVIRLPAGRDFSRDPAFQSAIEIGSCATLKRDQIVALARLLLMRRAFYADCKQSWANTLHTCLVSSQAWEAIDGKFARSGQAHDVEVVAAVRLLLSRLTEQSADVLGINRLALGELRAKRLVNRLDLMRELPRMPRAGIDVEGQMQQRLQLLRDLNDRVKVLGLDLGLGGEMPPQTPP from the coding sequence ATGGATAGATCGTTTGTCATTGCGCATATTTCCGACCTGCATCTGGACGGGTCAGGCCGGCTGCTTGCGACGATCGAAGCGCTCAGAGCCGCTCTCGGCGAGAGGATGGCCGACTTCGCGGACATTCCCGATCGCGTTCTGCTGATCACAGGCGATCTCGTGCACGACCCGACGCCGCGCGCGCTCGACGAAGCGCTCGCCGTCATCGCATCCTTCCGGCAGACCGGGCTGTTCACCGACATCCAGGCGATCGCCGGCAACCATGACGTCAAGCCGCCGAGCCAGCGCGCCGGCCGCCACGACGCCTACGATTATTTGCATCTGCCGCGAACCTCGAAGAGCGTCTATTACCGCCAGGCTGGCCTTGAACTGGTGCTATTGGATTCCAACCGCGCAAGTCTCACGACGCTCGCGAGTGGCAATATCGATCAGAGTGCTTACAGCGCGATGGTCGCGGATTCCGCCCGGCTGAGCGTCGAGCTCGCGGGCAGCATTGGATCGGCCGGACGCGCCGATTATGCCGAGCCGGTGGAAAACCTGGTGCGCGTGCTGGCGCTGCACCATCATCCGCTTCCGCAGGCGACCGGCGAAGGAAAGCGGTTTCTCGGCGCCCCTGACGAGCCGCTGATGTATCTCGCCGCGCCTGCGACCTTTCTCGAAGCGGCCACCTCGCTCAACGTCAATCTGGTCCTGCACGGCCACCGGCATGTCGAGGGACTGACCCGCTATTCGATCCCCGACCCGCGCGCGACCGTCAGCGAAGGCGGTGAGGATTACTGGCGTACGATCTACGTGCTCTCCTGTCCGTCCTCGACCGGGCAGGCCGGCGACGATGCGGGCTTCAACATCATCCATTTCGGCTCAACGTCCGAGGCCAGCCGTCCCGAGTACCGGTTCGCAATCGCCCGGTATTCGCGGCCGCGCAACGGCGGTGCATTCGGACCGCTCGACTCGAACCTGCCGGACGGCGTCATCAGGCTTCCGGCAGGGCGGGATTTTTCCCGCGATCCCGCCTTCCAATCGGCGATCGAGATTGGCTCATGCGCAACGCTGAAGCGCGATCAGATCGTGGCGTTGGCTCGCCTGCTGTTGATGCGCCGCGCCTTCTACGCTGACTGCAAGCAGAGCTGGGCGAACACGCTCCACACCTGTCTGGTCAGCTCGCAAGCCTGGGAGGCTATCGACGGCAAGTTCGCGAGGTCGGGGCAGGCGCATGACGTCGAGGTGGTGGCCGCGGTAAGGCTGCTGCTGAGCCGATTGACCGAGCAATCCGCAGACGTACTCGGCATCAATCGCCTCGCGCTCGGCGAACTCCGTGCGAAGCGCCTGGTCAATCGTTTGGACCTTATGCGCGAATTGCCGAGGATGCCGCGCGCGGGCATCGATGTTGAGGGACAGATGCAGCAGAGATTGCAATTGCTGCGGGACCTGAATGATCGGGTGAAGGTGCTCGGCCTGGACCTCGGCCTCGGCGGCGAGATGCCGCCGCAAACGCCTCCGTGA
- a CDS encoding leucyl aminopeptidase family protein: MPSVFETSSAAIPITFVTKSSWDAIREGLPPAQRQFATASAFAAKPGGYLALPAPDGAIAQILFGIEDDGARSRDLFRPGALPGLLPPGTYRFANAPHDARLAALAFALGSYRFARYRKADRPEVRLVPPDGVDAAEINRIADAAMLARDLINTPANDMGPEELAATAQALAGEFGARFACIIGEDLKAGNFPLIHAVGMASDRAPRLIDISWGDPSHPKVTLVGKGVCFDTGGLDLKPSSGMLIMKKDMGGAANVLALARMVMGAKLKVRLRVLIPAVENAVSGNAFRPLDIFPSRKGITVEIGNTDAEGRLVLADALALADEEKPDLLIDLGTLTGAARVALGPDLPPFYTNDETLAADVARCAAKENDPLWRMPLWPAYDAWLDSKTATITNAPSGGFAGSITCALFLQRFVEQARSWLHVDIYGWTPSAKPARPEGGECQAARALYTLLSERYA; this comes from the coding sequence ATGCCTTCCGTCTTCGAGACGTCTTCCGCCGCCATCCCGATCACCTTCGTCACCAAGTCGAGCTGGGACGCGATCCGCGAGGGGCTACCGCCGGCGCAACGCCAGTTCGCCACGGCCAGCGCCTTTGCCGCCAAGCCCGGCGGCTACCTCGCACTGCCTGCGCCCGACGGCGCGATCGCACAGATCTTGTTCGGCATCGAGGACGACGGCGCCAGATCGCGCGACCTGTTCAGGCCGGGCGCCTTGCCGGGCCTGTTGCCGCCGGGTACCTATCGCTTTGCCAATGCACCGCACGATGCACGACTGGCGGCGCTCGCCTTTGCGCTCGGCAGCTACCGCTTCGCCCGCTACCGCAAGGCAGACCGCCCCGAGGTCCGGCTGGTGCCGCCCGACGGCGTCGACGCGGCCGAGATCAACCGCATCGCTGATGCCGCAATGCTGGCGCGCGACCTCATCAACACACCGGCCAACGACATGGGCCCGGAGGAGCTGGCCGCAACAGCGCAGGCGCTCGCCGGCGAATTCGGTGCACGCTTTGCCTGCATCATCGGCGAGGATTTGAAGGCTGGGAATTTCCCGCTGATCCATGCGGTCGGCATGGCCTCGGACCGCGCGCCTCGGCTGATCGACATCAGCTGGGGCGATCCCTCCCATCCCAAAGTCACTCTGGTCGGCAAGGGCGTCTGCTTCGACACCGGCGGGCTCGACCTGAAGCCGTCCAGCGGCATGCTGATCATGAAGAAGGACATGGGCGGTGCCGCCAACGTGCTGGCGCTCGCCCGCATGGTGATGGGTGCGAAGCTGAAGGTGCGGCTGCGTGTGCTGATTCCGGCGGTGGAAAATGCAGTCTCCGGCAATGCCTTCCGTCCGCTCGACATCTTCCCTTCGCGCAAAGGCATCACGGTCGAGATCGGCAACACCGACGCGGAAGGGCGGCTGGTGCTTGCCGACGCGCTGGCGCTGGCCGACGAGGAGAAGCCCGACCTTCTGATCGACCTTGGCACGCTGACGGGCGCGGCGCGCGTCGCTTTGGGGCCGGATTTACCGCCCTTTTACACCAATGATGAGACGCTTGCCGCTGACGTCGCGCGCTGCGCGGCGAAGGAGAACGATCCGTTGTGGCGCATGCCGCTGTGGCCGGCCTACGATGCGTGGCTGGACTCCAAGACGGCCACCATCACCAATGCACCCTCTGGCGGGTTTGCGGGCTCGATCACCTGCGCGCTGTTCTTGCAGCGCTTCGTCGAGCAGGCCAGGAGCTGGCTGCATGTCGATATCTATGGCTGGACCCCGTCGGCAAAGCCGGCGCGGCCCGAGGGCGGCGAGTGCCAGGCCGCCCGCGCGCTCTACACATTGCTGAGCGAGCGCTATGCATGA